The following proteins are co-located in the Acinetobacter sp. NCu2D-2 genome:
- the yccS gene encoding YccS family putative transporter, with protein MKSWLSHLRQTTYNTSLMYNLRMVIAFAGTAFIPYLLDQQLMTIPLTLGVVAAGLSDIDDRFSVRILNLFYTYIGFFVTAVTVFVLFPYPILFAITLIASCIALILLGSLGRRYATISYGCLVISVYSMLGVPLFDEWYTQAGLLVIGAMWYGVLSTISFLLFPARKAQDNLSKCYASLGDFLYAKSNLFDVDMTPKSYQQSMIDLSLENGKLIAIFNEMRTILLTRLKGDRGQKDTRRSLQYYFVAQDIHERADSAHIDYQVLAKVFQHSDILFRFQRVLSIQAKACKDLSDSIQQRKTYHHNKRFKHAFENLRKSLNTLRDEQKYDMVWVNALFALYQNLKSIDAQLRNVETERHIKFDRSKDKENQLKDDDLKGWSDIVVRFKQHLTPESVLFRHAVRLSVVQLIGYIFVQLTNIEYGYWILLTALFVSQPNFNATKRRLRLRIVGTLIGIILGFSILYFIPSVEGQLLLLILSGVLFFELRSKQYAQATAFITILALINFNLDGMGFEAALPRMIDTVIGCAIAWFGVSFIFPDWKFRRLPRSIKRSMQAQCDYLAEVIEQYKYGRNNGLNYRIVRRAAHNTDAEVASLISTLATEPDFDPNQKSLAFEFLCLNHTLLSYIAALGAHRNTIQNQQVLDLLDQSFVAIQSALLDDQMVDLSAQTTIQDIRQNLSPTNDEDQKALIVLQQLSLMFNILKQLSQLKQSLSHERDEHATELASL; from the coding sequence TTGAAATCTTGGCTTTCCCATCTAAGACAAACCACCTACAACACCAGTTTGATGTACAACTTACGTATGGTGATTGCCTTCGCTGGTACTGCATTTATTCCCTATTTGCTTGATCAACAATTGATGACCATTCCATTAACTTTAGGGGTGGTTGCAGCCGGATTAAGCGATATTGATGACCGTTTCTCAGTACGCATTCTCAATCTGTTTTATACCTACATTGGCTTTTTTGTCACTGCCGTCACCGTCTTTGTTCTATTCCCCTACCCGATCTTATTTGCCATTACTTTAATTGCATCGTGTATTGCCCTGATTTTATTAGGTTCACTCGGTCGCCGTTATGCCACCATTTCCTATGGTTGTTTGGTTATTTCGGTTTATTCTATGCTGGGCGTACCACTATTTGATGAATGGTATACGCAAGCGGGCTTATTGGTGATTGGGGCAATGTGGTATGGCGTACTGTCGACCATCAGTTTCTTATTATTCCCTGCACGTAAAGCACAAGATAATCTTTCAAAATGCTATGCCTCTTTAGGCGATTTTCTCTATGCCAAATCAAATCTTTTTGATGTCGATATGACACCTAAAAGCTATCAACAAAGCATGATTGATTTGTCTTTGGAAAATGGCAAACTCATTGCCATCTTTAATGAGATGCGGACCATTTTATTGACGCGCTTAAAAGGTGACCGTGGACAAAAAGATACTCGTCGTAGTCTGCAATATTATTTTGTGGCACAAGATATTCACGAGCGTGCCGATTCAGCGCATATTGACTATCAAGTTTTAGCAAAGGTCTTTCAGCACAGTGATATTTTGTTCCGCTTTCAACGGGTTTTATCGATTCAAGCCAAAGCCTGTAAAGACTTGAGTGACAGTATTCAGCAACGTAAAACCTATCATCATAATAAACGCTTTAAGCATGCTTTCGAGAACCTAAGAAAGTCTTTAAACACCCTACGTGATGAACAAAAATATGACATGGTCTGGGTCAATGCATTATTTGCCCTGTACCAAAACTTAAAATCAATTGATGCTCAATTACGCAACGTGGAAACCGAGCGTCATATTAAGTTTGACCGAAGTAAAGATAAAGAAAACCAACTCAAAGATGATGATCTAAAAGGTTGGTCAGATATCGTTGTACGTTTTAAACAGCACCTGACTCCTGAATCTGTGTTATTCCGCCATGCTGTACGACTTTCTGTGGTTCAGCTTATTGGCTATATATTTGTACAATTAACCAATATCGAATACGGTTACTGGATTCTATTAACCGCTCTATTTGTCAGCCAACCGAACTTTAACGCGACAAAACGTCGTTTAAGATTACGTATTGTGGGGACACTAATCGGGATTATTCTTGGATTCTCCATCCTCTACTTTATTCCATCGGTCGAAGGGCAATTATTACTCTTGATCCTCAGCGGCGTATTGTTCTTTGAATTACGTAGTAAGCAATATGCGCAGGCTACCGCATTTATTACCATCTTGGCATTAATTAACTTTAACTTAGATGGTATGGGCTTTGAAGCTGCCCTCCCTCGTATGATTGACACTGTGATTGGCTGTGCGATTGCTTGGTTCGGTGTAAGCTTCATTTTCCCTGACTGGAAGTTCCGCCGCTTACCTCGCAGTATTAAACGTTCAATGCAAGCGCAATGCGATTACTTGGCTGAGGTGATTGAACAGTATAAATACGGCCGTAATAATGGTTTAAATTACCGAATTGTCCGTCGCGCTGCACATAATACTGATGCTGAAGTAGCTTCTCTCATCTCGACTTTAGCCACAGAACCCGATTTCGATCCAAATCAAAAATCATTGGCATTCGAGTTTTTGTGTTTGAATCATACCCTGCTCAGTTATATTGCCGCTCTAGGCGCACATCGTAATACGATTCAAAATCAACAGGTTCTCGATTTACTAGATCAATCCTTTGTCGCGATTCAAAGTGCACTCTTAGATGATCAAATGGTCGATTTAAGTGCTCAAACCACGATTCAGGATATTCGTCAAAATTTATCGCCAACCAATGATGAAGATCAAAAAGCTTTAATTGTGTTACAGCAACTGTCATTGATGTTTAACATCCTGAAACAGCTCAGCCAATTGAAGCAAAGTTTAAGTCATGAACGTGATGAACACGCTACTGAATTGGCCTCTTTATAA